Below is a genomic region from Raphanus sativus cultivar WK10039 chromosome 4, ASM80110v3, whole genome shotgun sequence.
ATTcttacaaatattataaattagtaGTAGTAAATGTTTGAATTATGCTTTACTTCATTAATTGATGCGAAGAagtttaaaagtaaaaataaaaattgataagtCAAAGAAATATAActtataaagaaatatttatattcatattaaaaagttttttaaaaaattaaaaatcaaatttgaattttaccttaaaataatatattcttttaaatttattatcaaatttattatcacTGCATGACGAATGAAATCTCGTAGTTATGTTTTACAGTTAACATTACAATTGAATATATTGAATCGatcataaaacataatataatatttatatattttaacaaatattatttaaactatCGATTAgtacattttttatattgaaCTATAACATGTCATTATAAGAGAATCTAGGTCTCAAAAtcaacaattttctttttaaaaaaattaattaactgTATTTAagtcttaaatattttaaaattaattttagtcaaaatttaaaattattaatttacaataGATTCTACCGACAAATGTATTATATCTAATGTTAACGTTACATATGAATATATTGAGTCGATTACTAATGCATACAAAAAAATTGTGTCGGTATTgcaaaaaatactataaaacaaaatatgatttaaaagaataattttGCCAAACATTTTTTAAACTATCTATTAataccttttaaaaaaataattataatgtatttatcttattataatagaatataagttttaaattgacatttttttcatatttattgtattcaaatcatatatagtttaaaatttaattagtcaaaatttaaaattatcaatAATGTTCGATAtctatcaaaaatatattttaaagttaatgttagatataaatatttaacatgCAAATATTTGTCCTaattgcaaaagaaaaagaattatacgacaaaatatgatattttgtgataaaatttatatagttagtgaaaacttttattaaaaaatgtgagTATTAGTctaagaaaacaatatttagtgtttttttttttgttagagaatcacatttatttattttttactaagaATTACATTAATTAGCTGTTTACTATTAATGGTTTTTATTGgaaatataatatgttgattTGAAGATGTAAATGGCAACATCTATATGCATGATCAAATATGAAAGATGTAGTCCTCAACatacaaacaatttttttttggtaataacATACAAGCAAAAATGATTGGGTCTATATACCTTTCCTCTTGGAGTATCATATGTTTCATAGAAAATCTCGATTGATGCCGAAGCTTTTATCGTAAATTAAGAATATCTTGTAGGACTGTTTTCATTCTTTGGTACCAActtgcaaaagaaaaataaatagtatgattgaaaaaacaaaattgtagtTGAGAAAGAGAGATGTAAGGTGTCAACATCCGTGCTTTGACTTCTATCTATCTTTTGTCCTCATCTTTATTCCACGGGCTGACCTAACCGGTTACTCCCTCCTTCTCCGGTCAGTTTTAACTATTATTCaattaatcataaaacaaaatataaataaataattttacactTGCAACCTTTGCGATTTTTCTAATATGAGTAAATTAACAATTTGGATGacaaagaaaaatcataaaaggaacacttacaaaaaaaattaatagtcaTTTGTTGACAATGAGAAAAGAAGCAAGCAACACTCAACTTTTTTTGTACCCTTTATTTTATAAGTTCGATCATTTTCATTTTCCTTTAAGTTGGATCATTTTTCATTATTCATTAGTTGTTCCAAAATTTCCACCTTCTAACTACAGATGGCAATTAGGCTCTCCCGTCCCGTTCCGTCCCATACCGCAGCGGGCTCGTCGTCGAGCGGGTCACGGCGGGCATGTCCCGCGCGGACTGCTGTCTTTCAAATGGCTGCCAAATCCCGTACCGTATAATTTATAAGCCTTCGCGGGCCGTCCCGCAGAACGCCTCCTTCAGTTTTCTTCATAAATGTTAAAGTAGAAGAGTTGTGTAAGAAAGTTGAAGAGACCTCAACAACATTGATCGCAACAATATACAATGTGATCACTCGCCGGTTTAATAGTCTTGAAGTAAGTGAGAACCATTTGGACAGTGAAATTCAACTCTTTCATGTATATTCCTTGTTTGAGTTTTTGTAAAGCAACGTTTCTGCATAGCACCAGTAACTTAATACTAATGGTTGCTTCATCTCCTTCAACCAAGATGTTGAACTTAGAGTATAGAGACAAGATTCTGCAGTAACTCAAATATCAATTCGAACAGTTCAAAGAACATGCAGTAGCTCTTCAACAAGCAGTAATTCTTTAACAACATCATTGTAACCATTGTTTTTTAAATCATCAATTGACAATACTGAAAACAAAACTCatcaatttaaacaaaaaaatctcacatagtaataaaacaatttatagtaCTAAAAAAACAAGCAGAAATGGGGACTTATAGTTGCGGGTCTTCAAAATCCCGCGGATTAACCTGTCCCACATCCGGCCCATCCCGTTTTAAGCCCGTCCCGCATTCGTCCCGTCCCGTTGTGAGCCCGTCCCGCGAGGCCCGCAATTTTGCGGGTTTATCAAATGGAGGCCCAATCTCGTTCCACAGTAAATCTTTACGGGTCAGGCCCGCGGTCCAAGTCCTTGATTGTCATCCCTACTTCTAACCATTGAAGGCCAATGCTACATCTAGCATTATTCAAAGCAagatttagaaaaattaaaacaaagacTTTCTCATGtcaataattatttcaaaaaacattttatgGAATAGGACTTGATATAGTTAATAATCAAACTCCATGATAATTGCcagaacaaaaaagaaatatttttttctataactgggagttgaagaaagaaaagatgaCAAAGCCATAAAAGGGGGATAAATAAACACGAGTATTAACTATTAACATCAAGATGAAAATAATATTCTTATTGACCGTCGTTACTGCCTATAGGAAAGGAACCTTTATTAAACAgccttcttctttctcctcagCACACCTTCCTCTAATTTTACTGTTTCAGTAAACACATCAGAGGAAATAAACCAAACACCCAACTCCTaacactttctctctctagaagCCTGCATTTAAAGACCCACCACTTGCTGTAGGTCTCTAGCGTGTTGAAGTCAAAAGTAgccatttctctctctctctctctctctctattgcTTCATCTTCATTGATCGTCAACTAAAAATGGCGACAACCAGAAAACCCCATCTTGTATTCTCTCTGATTCCTCAAgggttttattgattttttgatTAAAAGCACACTTGCTCCTTCCTTCTCTCggtaccaaaaaaaaaacatcacaaaAGCTTCTTCCTTTATTTTTGTCTCTGTACTTGAAATGCGTGTGTGGGTGGTTGTCATCGTCCTAACAGAGCTGCTACTATGCTTTCTCTGGGCCTCGGAATCTCAGACCCTCCTCACGTGCCACCCGCGTGACCTCGAGGCCCTGCGTGACTTCATATCCAATCTCAAACCCAAACCAGACGATTGGTCCATCAACGACGATTGCTGCAACTGGACCGGAGTcacctgcaacaacaacaacaacaacaacaactcttCTCGCGTCACCAAACTCGAGCTCGGGAACAAAAAGCTGTCGGGGAAACTGTCCGAATCTCTAGGTGCGCTAGATCAGATCACGGTCCTCAACCTCTCACGCAACTTCATCAGAGACTCGATCCCTCTCTCCATATTCAACCTAACCACTCTCCAAACCCTCGATCTGAGCTCCAACGATCTCTCCGGAGAGATCCCTCCGAACACCGTGAACCTCCCTTCCCTCCAAAGTCTCGACCTTTCCTCCAACAAACTCAACGGCTCCCTCCCTTCCCACCTCTGCCTCAGCTCTCCTCGAATCAGAGTGATAAAACTCGCCGTTAACTACTTCGCCGGAGACTTCCCTCCCGGGCTCGGAGACTGCCTCCTCCTAGAGCATCTCTGCCTCGGCATGAACAACCTCACCGGTATCATCCCTCGAGATCTCTTCCGTCTCCAAAGGCTAAACCTTTTAGGTCTTCAAGAGAATCGTCTCTCTGGTCCGTTGAGTCCTGAGATCGGTAACCTCTCTGCTCTCGTTCGTCTCGATGTTTCGACTAACCACTTCTCCGGTTCGATCCCCGACGTGTTCGGGGAGATGACTCGGTTGAAGGAGCTCTTAGCTCAATCCAATAGATTCACCGGAGGGATCCCTAGTTCGTTATCGAACTCGCCCAGTTTGAATCTGCTTAACTTGAGGAACAACTCCTTAACCGGTCTTTTGCGATTGAACTGCACGGCGATGGTTGGTTTAAACTCTCTCGATTTAGGTACTAACCGGTTTAACGGCCGGTTACCTGAGAATCTCCCGGTTTGCAAACGGTTAAAGAACGTTAACCTCGCTCGCAACTCCTTTGGCGGACAAGTCCCCGagagttacaaggacttccagagcctctctttcttctccttaTCCAACTCGAGCTTGTCAAACATATCATCAGCTCTCAGGATCCTTCAAAGCTGCAAGAACTTGACCACTCTCGTTCTCACGTTAAACTTCCACGGAGAGGCTTTACCACCTGACGGAGACGCGACTCCTCTTCGTTTCGAGAAGCTCAAGGTGCTTGTGGTTGCGAATTGTAAACTTACCGGTTCGATACCGAGATGGTTAAGCTCGAGTAATGATCTTCAGTTACTGGATCTTTCGTGGAACCGGTTAACCGGAGCTATACCGAGCTGGATAGGTGACTTCAAGGATCTTTTCTACTTGGActtatccaacaactctttCACAGGAGAGATCCCAAAGAGCTTAACTAAACTCCAGAGCCTCACGAGCCGTAACATCTCGTTAGACGAGCCGTCTCCTGACTTCCCTTTCTTCATGAAGAGGAACGAGAGCGCCAGAGGTTTGCAGTACAATCAGATCGTCGGCTTCCCGCCGACGATCGAGCTTGGTCACAACAACCTCTCTGGACCTATCTGGGAGGAGTTCGGCAATCTCAAGAAGATTCACGTGTTTGATCTCAAGTGGAACTCGTTGTCTGGCTCCATCCCTAGCTCGTTGTCCGGTATGACTAGCTTGGAGGTTCTTGATCTTTCTAATAACCGTCTCTCCGGTTCGATCCCGAGCTCTCTTC
It encodes:
- the LOC108855132 gene encoding phytosulfokine receptor 1 encodes the protein MRVWVVVIVLTELLLCFLWASESQTLLTCHPRDLEALRDFISNLKPKPDDWSINDDCCNWTGVTCNNNNNNNNSSRVTKLELGNKKLSGKLSESLGALDQITVLNLSRNFIRDSIPLSIFNLTTLQTLDLSSNDLSGEIPPNTVNLPSLQSLDLSSNKLNGSLPSHLCLSSPRIRVIKLAVNYFAGDFPPGLGDCLLLEHLCLGMNNLTGIIPRDLFRLQRLNLLGLQENRLSGPLSPEIGNLSALVRLDVSTNHFSGSIPDVFGEMTRLKELLAQSNRFTGGIPSSLSNSPSLNLLNLRNNSLTGLLRLNCTAMVGLNSLDLGTNRFNGRLPENLPVCKRLKNVNLARNSFGGQVPESYKDFQSLSFFSLSNSSLSNISSALRILQSCKNLTTLVLTLNFHGEALPPDGDATPLRFEKLKVLVVANCKLTGSIPRWLSSSNDLQLLDLSWNRLTGAIPSWIGDFKDLFYLDLSNNSFTGEIPKSLTKLQSLTSRNISLDEPSPDFPFFMKRNESARGLQYNQIVGFPPTIELGHNNLSGPIWEEFGNLKKIHVFDLKWNSLSGSIPSSLSGMTSLEVLDLSNNRLSGSIPSSLQKLTFLSKFSVASNNLSGRIPSGGQFQTFPNSSFEFNDLCGEHRLPCSGDEVNGTTTLIMHSRRRRSRGAEIGMAVGIAFGSVFLLTLLTLVVLHARRRSVEVDPEMEEENMNIKEVEEMGSKLVVLFRNNNNDKEDLSFDDILDSTNNFDQANIIGCGGFGLVYKAVLPDGSRVAIKRLSGDCGQIEREFKAEVETLSRAQHPNLVLLQGFCFYKTDRLLIYSYMENGSLDYWLHERNDGPALLGWKTRLRIAQGAARGLFYLHEACDPHILHRDIKSSNILLDENFDSHLADFGLARLMSPYDTHVSTDLVGTLGYIPPEYGQASVATFKGDVYSFGVVLLELLTDKRPVDMCKPKGGRDLISWVVRMKSEGRASEVFDPFIHGKEIEEEEMFRVLEVACLCLSHNPKQRPTTEQLVSWLDDV